From the genome of Sphingobacterium kitahiroshimense, one region includes:
- a CDS encoding DMT family transporter, with amino-acid sequence MKNFKAVIYVLAGAISYGLLATIVKYANGLGIGTSALTFWQFFIGFIFLLFLDLIWKKRRGEKKVIVSFRSKSRLVFWGTSLGLTTTLYYLSIQYVPVSVGIILLMQSIWISLIVEIVVHKKRPTIAKIIGVIIVLIGTVLATNIFDTEFNLSVKGLLLGLGAGASYTLSLFASSSVALDVPSHIRSKYLVFGGLILVVLFWNIHIVEQMSFVSLYWGIVIAIFGTILPPLLFTKGIPQVGISLGNIFASLEIPVSILSAVILLNESVQTIQWGGIILILFAIVIINKQEKPR; translated from the coding sequence ATGAAAAACTTTAAAGCAGTTATTTATGTACTTGCAGGCGCCATTAGCTACGGATTATTGGCAACTATCGTTAAATATGCGAATGGTTTGGGTATAGGGACAAGTGCCCTAACATTTTGGCAATTTTTTATTGGATTTATATTTCTATTATTCCTCGACCTGATCTGGAAAAAAAGAAGAGGGGAGAAGAAGGTTATTGTATCTTTCAGATCAAAGTCAAGATTGGTATTTTGGGGAACATCACTTGGACTTACAACCACGTTGTACTACTTGTCGATTCAGTATGTTCCTGTTTCTGTAGGAATTATTCTTCTCATGCAGTCTATCTGGATTAGCCTCATTGTGGAGATTGTTGTTCATAAAAAACGACCGACTATAGCTAAAATAATCGGTGTGATCATTGTTTTAATTGGAACAGTGCTTGCAACAAATATTTTTGATACCGAATTTAATCTCAGCGTAAAAGGTCTTCTATTGGGTTTAGGAGCAGGAGCCTCATACACTTTGTCGCTCTTTGCATCAAGTTCTGTTGCTTTAGATGTACCCAGTCATATACGCAGTAAGTATCTTGTCTTTGGTGGATTAATCTTAGTTGTTTTATTCTGGAATATTCATATTGTCGAACAAATGAGCTTCGTGAGTTTATATTGGGGAATTGTGATTGCGATCTTTGGAACTATTCTACCACCACTTCTTTTCACCAAAGGTATTCCGCAAGTTGGAATTTCGCTAGGTAATATTTTTGCCAGCTTGGAGATTCCTGTATCGATACTGTCGGCAGTAATCTTATTAAATGAGTCGGTTCAGACAATACAGTGGGGTGGAATTATATTGATTCTGTTTGCTATTGTAATAATTAATAAACAAGAAAAGCCCCGATAG
- a CDS encoding SusC/RagA family TonB-linked outer membrane protein produces the protein MKFKINNFKVATKLLLFSTNFYAITSHASPMTNYSNEVQAVLNGSITDESGNPLAGATVHVKGTSNSTASDQNGSFKLNNVKKNDVISIKMIGFTTQEVRYNGESNLKIQLISVAQSLEEAVVVGYGTIDKKELTSAVSTIKQKDMIAGAVSPLLSIQGKVPGLSIISTNGTDPNAGISLQLRGVNSVNASQGPLVVIDGVPGGDINSVAKEDIESINVLRDASAAAIYGTRASGGVILITTKRPQIGKAQVNFTSEYFLETVRKKPEVLSADKFIEYGLGNDLGHKTDWYDEVTNNNPFSHRQVVNISGGSENANVYTTFTKRDATGMAITSKREEIGGRINSSFKFFDGFAELNTNVSYNEAKAFGSNNDIFNMAMVLNPTETPYDVNDVSGFNVLVGGYDYWNPVAEVKLRSDLKQFKYLLANSTLKLNLTEHLTTSATIGVKNNSEHGSYYRSAQHRLSRQDGVDGNASQYYNKYNDRVFEWTFNYNNRWDNHTVNAVAGYSYQDFNGQGFSANNSDFPVDGIKENDMGTGSYLVEGRAGMGSWRNPWVKLAAFFGRVNYSYLDRYILTATARYEGSSKFAPKNRWGFFPGLSAGWRVSQEPFLKDVTLINDLKLRAGYGETGNEGFDAKVASRMYSADTWFLQGGNWFRTYGVMHNQNPDIKWEVKKEYNLGLDFSILENKLNGRIDFYKRKIDDLIYDISVSQPPAIHDKTTMNVGSMQNTGYEFELNFKAVSNENFTYSTGIIASHNKSTLNTLWGSQTFTDRKDFPAPGSPGSAVRLFPGEEIGRFYLWKFAGFTDDGYWQLYDKDGNTFDVRERSKTVGDKAFVGNAIPKLQLSWNNQFTYKNWDASIYMRSWIGHDVFNMINMYYSLPNVKGQNVLAEAYDKHKNIKGEKELSDYWLEKGTFLKVDALNIGYSFNANLIKPIKSLRIYATARDLFVFTNYTGLDPEVNINGLEPGFEERNVYPKTRTFMMGLQVNF, from the coding sequence ATGAAATTTAAAATTAACAATTTTAAAGTAGCTACCAAATTATTACTGTTTAGTACCAATTTCTACGCGATTACATCTCATGCATCGCCCATGACCAACTACAGTAATGAAGTACAGGCAGTGCTTAACGGTAGTATCACTGATGAATCAGGCAATCCTTTGGCAGGAGCCACTGTTCATGTAAAAGGTACTTCTAACAGTACCGCCTCGGACCAGAATGGATCTTTCAAATTGAATAATGTCAAAAAAAATGACGTGATCTCAATCAAGATGATTGGATTTACAACACAAGAAGTTCGGTACAATGGCGAAAGCAACCTAAAGATTCAGCTGATATCGGTAGCACAAAGCCTAGAGGAAGCTGTTGTAGTCGGTTATGGAACAATCGATAAAAAAGAGCTCACAAGTGCTGTATCTACTATCAAACAAAAAGACATGATCGCAGGTGCAGTCTCGCCCTTACTTTCGATACAGGGAAAAGTTCCAGGACTAAGTATTATCTCGACCAATGGGACTGATCCCAATGCCGGAATTTCCTTACAACTTCGAGGCGTTAATTCAGTAAATGCATCACAAGGTCCTTTAGTTGTGATTGATGGTGTACCGGGAGGTGATATCAACTCGGTTGCTAAAGAAGACATTGAATCAATTAACGTACTTCGAGACGCTTCAGCCGCTGCAATATATGGAACCAGAGCTTCCGGAGGAGTTATTCTAATTACAACAAAAAGACCACAAATCGGAAAAGCACAAGTTAATTTTACGTCAGAATATTTCCTCGAAACAGTCCGAAAAAAACCAGAAGTCCTTTCTGCTGATAAATTTATCGAATATGGCCTTGGTAATGACCTTGGACACAAAACAGATTGGTATGATGAAGTGACAAATAACAATCCATTTAGCCATAGACAAGTGGTCAACATCAGTGGTGGATCTGAAAACGCCAATGTATACACTACTTTTACAAAACGAGATGCTACCGGTATGGCCATTACCTCTAAAAGGGAAGAAATCGGTGGACGTATCAATTCTTCCTTTAAATTTTTTGACGGGTTTGCTGAATTAAACACCAATGTTAGCTACAATGAAGCAAAAGCTTTTGGAAGCAATAATGATATTTTCAATATGGCAATGGTACTCAATCCAACAGAAACTCCTTATGATGTAAATGATGTTAGCGGATTTAATGTACTTGTGGGTGGATATGATTATTGGAATCCTGTTGCTGAAGTCAAACTTCGGTCAGATTTAAAACAATTTAAATATCTCTTAGCCAATAGTACATTAAAACTTAATTTAACAGAACATTTAACCACTAGTGCAACAATTGGAGTAAAAAACAATTCAGAGCATGGTTCATATTATCGATCTGCCCAACATCGATTATCAAGACAGGATGGTGTAGATGGAAACGCCTCACAATATTATAATAAATATAATGACAGAGTATTTGAATGGACATTTAATTACAACAATCGATGGGATAACCATACTGTCAACGCAGTAGCAGGTTACAGTTATCAAGATTTTAATGGGCAAGGATTTTCAGCCAATAACTCAGATTTCCCTGTAGATGGCATTAAAGAAAATGATATGGGAACAGGAAGTTATTTAGTCGAAGGAAGAGCAGGTATGGGTTCATGGCGCAATCCTTGGGTAAAATTAGCAGCTTTTTTTGGACGTGTCAATTATTCTTATTTGGATCGGTATATTCTTACTGCGACAGCACGTTATGAAGGCTCAAGTAAGTTTGCTCCAAAGAATAGATGGGGTTTCTTTCCTGGTCTGTCTGCAGGATGGCGCGTATCTCAAGAGCCATTTTTAAAAGATGTTACTTTAATCAACGATTTAAAATTACGGGCAGGATATGGTGAAACCGGAAATGAAGGTTTTGATGCTAAAGTAGCAAGTCGCATGTACAGTGCTGATACCTGGTTCTTACAAGGTGGAAATTGGTTCAGGACATATGGAGTCATGCACAATCAAAACCCTGACATCAAGTGGGAAGTAAAAAAAGAGTATAATCTGGGTTTAGATTTTTCAATTCTAGAAAATAAACTGAACGGAAGAATTGACTTCTATAAACGTAAAATAGATGATCTTATTTATGATATCAGCGTCTCCCAGCCACCGGCAATTCATGACAAAACAACGATGAATGTTGGAAGCATGCAAAATACAGGTTACGAATTTGAATTAAATTTCAAAGCAGTCTCTAATGAGAACTTTACTTATAGCACTGGTATTATTGCTTCTCATAATAAAAGCACGCTCAATACACTTTGGGGCAGCCAAACATTTACTGATCGAAAAGATTTTCCGGCACCAGGTTCTCCAGGATCTGCAGTAAGACTATTCCCCGGAGAAGAAATCGGTCGGTTTTATCTATGGAAATTTGCAGGCTTTACAGATGATGGTTATTGGCAATTATACGATAAAGATGGAAATACATTTGATGTTCGGGAACGTAGTAAAACGGTTGGTGATAAAGCCTTCGTTGGAAATGCCATCCCTAAGCTGCAATTATCATGGAACAACCAGTTCACTTATAAAAACTGGGATGCAAGTATCTATATGCGCAGCTGGATTGGCCATGATGTCTTTAACATGATCAATATGTACTATAGCTTACCAAATGTGAAAGGCCAGAATGTCCTGGCAGAAGCCTACGATAAACACAAAAATATCAAAGGTGAAAAAGAATTGAGTGATTACTGGCTTGAAAAAGGAACATTCTTAAAAGTCGACGCACTTAATATCGGTTACTCTTTCAATGCAAATCTGATCAAACCTATAAAATCACTACGTATTTATGCTACCGCTAGAGATCTATTTGTATTCACAAATTATACCGGGTTAGATCCCGAAGTAAACATCAATGGACTTGAACCTGGTTTTGAAGAAAGAAATGTCTATCCAAAAACACGAACTTTTATGATGGGTTTACAAGTAAATTTTTAA
- a CDS encoding GNAT family N-acetyltransferase, producing the protein MTTQLTFKKYTEEDFSDYLNLVKEDDLMQYITGKGLSETDAKRRFAFILDLGKQHDSLGYYQVLDTATGQIIGDCKLVFYKRNIHIFEIGYLLRKEHWKKGLGAKICEYLLSQAATVNKENDVIAIIHPENIASRKLVEKFNFKSYFKGNEDGTTIEKLILKRT; encoded by the coding sequence ATGACCACCCAGCTAACTTTTAAAAAATATACCGAAGAAGATTTTTCAGACTATCTTAATCTTGTTAAAGAAGATGACCTGATGCAATACATCACCGGAAAAGGTCTATCTGAAACAGATGCTAAGAGAAGATTTGCATTTATCTTAGATTTAGGCAAACAGCATGATTCTCTTGGTTATTACCAAGTATTGGATACAGCTACTGGTCAAATCATTGGTGATTGCAAACTGGTCTTCTACAAAAGAAATATCCATATTTTTGAAATTGGTTATTTACTGCGAAAAGAGCATTGGAAAAAAGGTCTAGGAGCTAAAATTTGTGAATATTTGTTATCCCAAGCGGCGACCGTCAATAAAGAAAATGATGTAATTGCTATCATTCACCCAGAAAATATCGCTTCAAGAAAACTAGTCGAAAAATTTAATTTTAAAAGCTATTTTAAAGGAAATGAAGATGGTACTACAATCGAAAAGCTGATATTAAAACGGACTTAA
- a CDS encoding Crp/Fnr family transcriptional regulator, producing the protein MDDFLKQINAYYSLSEETADALKAICKIHSFKKNDLILRAGDMARYYYYVRKGLLGYYTINESGNTIFKLFFEENSFVASTAAIIEHKPSLFHIIALEDCEVIMYPAQVFRELLIKYHDLALFHIHYLEKNWVVKKEPLEIDLKWDTAKIRYIKLYENQKLFKRLKQHHIASYLGITPTQLSRIRKELNF; encoded by the coding sequence ATGGATGATTTTTTGAAACAGATAAATGCCTATTATTCACTATCTGAAGAAACAGCAGATGCTCTGAAGGCAATCTGCAAAATACACTCTTTTAAAAAGAATGATTTAATTTTAAGAGCGGGAGATATGGCACGTTATTATTATTATGTTCGTAAAGGATTGCTGGGTTACTATACTATTAATGAGAGTGGTAATACAATTTTCAAACTTTTCTTTGAAGAGAATAGCTTTGTGGCTTCCACAGCCGCAATTATTGAACATAAGCCAAGTTTATTCCACATCATAGCGCTTGAAGATTGTGAAGTAATTATGTATCCTGCTCAAGTTTTTCGTGAATTGCTGATCAAATATCACGATCTTGCATTGTTTCATATTCATTATTTAGAGAAAAATTGGGTTGTAAAAAAAGAGCCTTTGGAAATCGACCTGAAATGGGATACAGCAAAAATACGTTATATCAAGCTTTATGAAAATCAGAAATTGTTTAAAAGACTTAAGCAACATCATATTGCCTCCTATCTTGGCATTACGCCAACACAACTCAGTCGAATACGAAAAGAATTAAATTTTTAA
- a CDS encoding RagB/SusD family nutrient uptake outer membrane protein has product MKKYISILTLSAGLLFQACTKLDQEFYSSVTPETFYKSEKDIKAALFRPFTHAKWYLGEDRWRLQEYTADNFAITTKGRHWYNGGENERYHYHKWTADDGWIWGTWRGTLMGVALALDTKNDLSKLDYTKFALSADQQQADMAQLDALISYFYLRGLDYFGGMPIFESLDQESLPRNTDQELFLHIEKLLKAALNNLPAKKPGDKEEGAIRKAAVAAMLAQLYFNAEAYIGKPMYEESRQLSQALINKEYGDYQLDPTWNGVHGFKNNNSPEIIWSMPSEFKMLEYNWFYADFYHYNTREYFSQDMGGNNGAHLTPSRKPDGTLYSSDFKLGSPFETFSAGDFRKSPYRYLGTENYEGMFIVGPHLSPDGKAILGGEEYNKQPLNFVDQVARFSEVGQGKKYSSVAQLPSKMSEGEENTGIRLVKVPIPNLANNTLRWGADMPVIRLAEIYYMLAECEFRVGDKTKAVSLINNVRKRNFKDNIDLNPVTTANIDKYRFLDEWSIEFIGEGRRRTDLIRWKAFTTENWWDHSPSNSSHLNRFPIPNQAIAGNNMLEQNPGY; this is encoded by the coding sequence ATGAAAAAATACATATCGATACTAACACTATCTGCAGGGCTACTCTTTCAGGCTTGTACCAAATTAGATCAGGAATTTTATAGCTCTGTAACTCCTGAAACATTTTACAAAAGTGAGAAAGATATCAAAGCGGCCCTTTTTAGACCTTTTACCCATGCTAAGTGGTACCTCGGAGAAGATCGCTGGAGATTACAGGAATATACTGCAGACAACTTTGCGATCACAACTAAGGGCAGGCATTGGTATAATGGCGGAGAAAATGAACGCTATCATTATCACAAATGGACTGCAGACGACGGTTGGATTTGGGGAACATGGCGTGGAACCCTGATGGGGGTTGCCCTTGCTCTGGATACCAAAAATGATCTTTCTAAATTGGATTATACAAAATTTGCTTTAAGTGCGGACCAGCAACAAGCTGATATGGCTCAGCTCGATGCTTTAATCTCATATTTCTATTTGAGAGGACTGGACTATTTTGGCGGAATGCCCATTTTTGAATCACTAGATCAAGAATCACTTCCTCGAAATACCGACCAAGAGCTGTTTTTACATATTGAAAAATTATTGAAAGCAGCACTTAATAATTTACCTGCAAAAAAACCTGGTGACAAAGAAGAAGGGGCAATTCGAAAAGCGGCTGTTGCGGCAATGCTTGCTCAATTGTATTTTAATGCAGAAGCCTATATTGGTAAACCGATGTATGAGGAAAGTAGACAATTAAGTCAAGCGCTAATCAATAAAGAATATGGTGATTATCAACTGGATCCAACATGGAATGGTGTTCATGGGTTCAAAAACAACAATTCTCCTGAGATTATATGGTCTATGCCTTCTGAATTTAAAATGCTAGAGTACAATTGGTTTTATGCAGATTTCTACCATTACAATACAAGAGAGTATTTTAGCCAAGATATGGGCGGGAATAATGGTGCTCACCTCACTCCTTCTAGAAAACCAGATGGTACACTTTATAGTAGTGATTTTAAACTAGGATCGCCATTTGAAACTTTTAGCGCAGGGGACTTTCGAAAGAGCCCTTATCGTTATTTAGGCACTGAAAACTATGAAGGTATGTTCATCGTGGGGCCACATCTATCTCCAGATGGAAAAGCCATTCTTGGCGGTGAAGAATATAATAAACAGCCCTTAAATTTTGTAGATCAGGTGGCACGATTCTCAGAAGTAGGTCAGGGAAAGAAATATAGCTCTGTCGCGCAACTCCCGTCAAAAATGTCGGAGGGTGAGGAAAACACCGGAATTCGTTTGGTAAAAGTTCCTATTCCAAATCTAGCCAATAATACATTAAGATGGGGTGCTGATATGCCTGTAATCCGATTGGCCGAAATCTATTATATGTTAGCCGAATGTGAGTTCCGTGTCGGAGATAAAACTAAAGCTGTTTCCCTAATCAATAATGTTAGAAAAAGAAATTTTAAAGACAACATCGATTTAAATCCGGTCACCACCGCTAATATAGATAAATATCGTTTTTTAGATGAATGGAGTATTGAATTTATAGGAGAAGGGCGAAGAAGAACCGATCTCATCAGATGGAAAGCCTTCACAACAGAAAATTGGTGGGATCACTCGCCTTCTAATAGCAGTCATCTGAATCGTTTTCCTATTCCAAATCAAGCCATTGCAGGAAATAACATGCTGGAACAAAACCCCGGATATTAA
- a CDS encoding alpha/beta hydrolase has protein sequence MKKIAMMCFIFTLILPVFGQHIVHEHVYSAKMNKKIPVVIITPHIIAGKSYKSVYILHGYSGNSERTHQQDIPDLFAKSELYQTIYVLPDANFNSWYVDSPIDIGSQYQTFIGDELVNYVDAHYPVFAHRESRGILGWSMGGYGAINIGVTYSKSFSLVGSSCGALDFTRFGEAYHEYQVDQVLGQYEQLDRAFLTSSKIAKMQTADQFYILDCGIQDEQMIGMNRDFHNQLIKANVDHIYQESNGRHDTAYWSRSLSNQLALFNNYFYYEKL, from the coding sequence ATGAAAAAAATTGCAATGATGTGCTTTATTTTTACATTAATACTTCCTGTTTTTGGACAACACATAGTCCATGAACATGTTTATAGTGCGAAAATGAACAAGAAAATTCCAGTGGTCATTATCACACCTCATATAATAGCGGGGAAAAGCTATAAATCTGTTTATATTTTGCACGGTTATAGTGGCAATTCCGAAAGAACTCATCAGCAAGATATTCCAGATCTTTTCGCAAAGTCGGAACTTTACCAAACTATTTATGTTTTACCTGATGCTAATTTTAACAGCTGGTATGTCGATAGTCCAATCGACATAGGATCACAATATCAAACTTTTATAGGAGATGAATTAGTAAACTATGTAGATGCACATTATCCAGTCTTTGCTCATAGAGAAAGTAGAGGGATTCTCGGTTGGAGTATGGGAGGGTATGGCGCTATAAATATTGGTGTTACTTATTCAAAATCATTCTCATTAGTAGGCAGTTCATGTGGAGCATTGGATTTTACTCGATTTGGAGAAGCTTATCATGAATACCAAGTTGATCAAGTATTAGGTCAATACGAACAGTTAGATCGAGCATTTCTGACATCTAGTAAGATCGCAAAAATGCAAACTGCAGATCAGTTTTATATTTTGGACTGCGGTATTCAAGACGAGCAGATGATCGGAATGAATCGTGACTTTCATAATCAGCTGATAAAGGCTAATGTAGATCATATTTACCAGGAATCAAATGGTCGTCACGATACCGCTTACTGGAGCAGATCGCTTTCCAATCAATTGGCTTTATTTAATAACTACTTTTACTATGAAAAACTTTAA
- a CDS encoding c-type cytochrome domain-containing protein: protein MMLFFEELMNFTGRWHPVMVHLPIGMLVIACVLALFSKKENYKNIGPAISLSLLFGSVAAIFACFTGYLLSLQGGYEQDTLNFHQWLGLAVAAISLFLYFLYKEGVRNSFIEKFKSKRVTLLFLMFILIGITGHFGGTLTHGKGYFKDALPTAIKTVVGIEDVSEEPVLLTNVQQAQVYSGIIQPILKQRCQSCHGEKKQEGGFALHDQAHLLKGGDGGTVLVANDLEKSALYARLILPEGHKKRMPPKGRKPITAEQIKLIGWWVKEGADFAKKSSDLAQTAEIKEILGKLEKGSEPTSPFEELPEAKKLPADFVQQLQAKGIKVLPIAGNSEYVTINAINYPEFKDQDLKDLLKIKDNIVQLKLGNTAITDQSLKMMAEFPNLMKLHLENTKITDLGLEHLNGHPALSYLNLFAVPVTDKGLEKLNKMPKLKQIYAYQTKATLASVENLRKISKQVLIDTGSYQLPFLASDTVRY, encoded by the coding sequence ATGATGTTGTTTTTTGAAGAGTTAATGAATTTTACAGGAAGATGGCACCCAGTTATGGTACATCTTCCTATTGGAATGTTAGTTATTGCCTGTGTATTGGCACTTTTCTCAAAAAAGGAAAATTATAAGAATATAGGCCCAGCAATATCATTATCCTTATTGTTTGGTAGTGTGGCGGCTATATTCGCTTGTTTTACAGGGTATCTGTTGTCTTTACAAGGCGGTTATGAGCAAGATACTTTGAATTTCCATCAGTGGTTAGGACTTGCAGTTGCTGCTATTAGTCTTTTTTTATATTTTTTATATAAGGAAGGTGTTCGTAATTCATTCATTGAAAAGTTTAAATCTAAGCGTGTTACATTATTATTTTTGATGTTTATTCTTATCGGTATTACTGGTCACTTTGGAGGTACTTTAACACATGGGAAAGGGTATTTTAAAGATGCGCTTCCTACAGCGATTAAAACTGTTGTCGGGATAGAGGATGTATCTGAAGAACCTGTTTTACTGACTAATGTGCAACAAGCGCAGGTATATTCCGGAATTATTCAGCCCATTCTTAAACAGCGATGTCAAAGTTGTCATGGGGAGAAAAAGCAAGAAGGTGGTTTTGCTCTTCACGATCAAGCTCATTTATTAAAAGGTGGTGATGGCGGGACAGTACTGGTTGCAAATGATTTAGAAAAGAGTGCATTATATGCGCGATTGATATTGCCAGAGGGCCATAAGAAAAGAATGCCTCCAAAAGGCCGTAAGCCAATTACTGCAGAACAAATTAAGTTGATCGGATGGTGGGTGAAAGAAGGTGCTGATTTTGCTAAAAAATCAAGTGACTTGGCGCAGACAGCAGAAATAAAAGAAATTTTAGGGAAATTAGAAAAGGGAAGTGAACCGACTTCTCCATTTGAAGAATTACCGGAGGCAAAAAAGCTACCGGCTGATTTTGTACAGCAGTTACAAGCAAAAGGAATTAAAGTTTTGCCTATTGCAGGTAATAGTGAATATGTAACCATCAACGCAATTAACTATCCTGAATTTAAGGATCAAGACTTAAAAGATCTTTTAAAGATTAAGGATAACATTGTGCAGTTGAAATTAGGAAATACCGCTATAACTGATCAAAGCCTCAAGATGATGGCCGAATTCCCAAACCTAATGAAGTTACATTTAGAAAATACAAAAATTACAGATTTAGGACTTGAACATCTGAATGGACATCCAGCTTTATCCTATCTAAATTTATTTGCAGTGCCAGTTACTGATAAAGGGTTAGAAAAGCTCAATAAAATGCCAAAATTGAAACAAATCTATGCCTATCAGACAAAAGCGACGTTGGCAAGTGTTGAAAATTTAAGGAAGATATCAAAACAAGTTCTGATCGACACAGGATCTTATCAGTTACCATTTCTAGCTTCTGATACCGTTCGATACTAA
- a CDS encoding DUF2809 domain-containing protein, translating into MIKNSKNKRTTYVGLVAITIILGLVSRRIDFVPAITGDVLYAIMVYWIFRFLFFTRPLLFSIILTLVFCFSIECMQLIQTPFFIYIRNNPVLRLVFGQGFLWSDLFGYIAGTGIAYLLDKNRFFKMDTSRKI; encoded by the coding sequence ATGATAAAAAACAGTAAAAATAAAAGAACAACCTACGTTGGTTTAGTAGCTATCACAATAATACTTGGTTTGGTTTCTAGAAGAATTGATTTTGTTCCTGCAATAACAGGCGACGTGTTATACGCTATAATGGTATATTGGATCTTTCGTTTTCTATTTTTTACGCGTCCACTCCTATTTTCAATTATACTCACTCTAGTTTTCTGCTTTTCGATAGAATGCATGCAATTAATACAAACTCCCTTCTTTATTTATATCAGAAACAACCCAGTTCTTCGTCTTGTTTTTGGGCAAGGTTTTCTCTGGTCAGATCTATTCGGTTATATCGCGGGTACCGGTATTGCCTATCTATTGGATAAAAATAGATTTTTCAAAATGGATACCTCAAGGAAAATTTAA
- a CDS encoding sugar phosphate isomerase/epimerase family protein, whose translation MKYIYSIMLFILWALPNQAQVNNNLKIKFYCTNWGMSESWDSYCARVSQAGFDGLETWLPAAGEERTAMFNALKKHNLSLGLLSGGGGANFDQYLASFIKNVEDAAQQKPDYINCHTGKEYYTFEQNKALIDAAEAISKKTGIPVRHETHRGRFSFAAHITKKYLEEIPHLRLTLDISHWCNVHESMLSDQKEAVQLALLKTGHIHARVGHPQGPQVNDPAAPEWKSILDQHLAWWDEIVRIHKESKAKVLTITTEFGPSGYLPTLPYTQQPVADQWSINVFMLNLLKTRYKS comes from the coding sequence ATGAAATATATATACAGCATTATGCTTTTTATTTTATGGGCTCTACCAAATCAAGCTCAAGTGAATAATAATTTAAAAATAAAGTTCTATTGTACCAATTGGGGTATGTCAGAGTCATGGGACAGCTACTGTGCTCGAGTAAGTCAGGCTGGATTTGATGGTTTAGAGACCTGGCTTCCAGCGGCCGGGGAAGAGCGTACAGCCATGTTTAATGCTTTAAAAAAACATAACCTTTCTTTGGGTTTATTAAGTGGAGGTGGCGGTGCCAATTTTGATCAGTATCTTGCTTCTTTTATAAAAAATGTTGAGGATGCCGCGCAACAAAAACCAGATTATATTAATTGTCATACTGGAAAAGAGTATTACACGTTTGAACAAAATAAAGCTTTGATTGATGCAGCAGAAGCCATTTCTAAAAAAACGGGTATCCCAGTTAGACATGAAACACACCGCGGCCGATTTAGTTTTGCCGCACATATTACAAAAAAATATTTAGAAGAGATTCCGCATTTGCGTTTAACATTAGATATATCACATTGGTGTAATGTTCATGAGTCCATGTTATCAGATCAGAAAGAAGCCGTTCAATTGGCGCTTTTAAAAACTGGACATATACACGCCCGTGTTGGTCATCCGCAAGGACCACAGGTTAATGATCCCGCAGCTCCAGAATGGAAATCTATTTTGGATCAGCATTTGGCATGGTGGGATGAAATTGTACGTATTCACAAAGAAAGTAAAGCAAAAGTCCTAACCATAACAACTGAATTTGGTCCCTCTGGATATTTACCGACTTTACCTTATACACAACAGCCTGTAGCTGATCAATGGAGTATCAATGTCTTTATGTTAAATCTTTTAAAGACACGCTATAAATCATGA